In Terriglobales bacterium, the genomic stretch CGCCTGCTCGTCCGCAAGTCGAGCCGCACGGAGCTCATCGACGCGCTCCGGCACGAGCGCGTGGTCGGTGATCTGACGGACCCGGAGTCGCTGAAGAAGGGAATGGCGGGCTGCGACGCCGTCTTTCACGTCGCCGCCGACTACCGCCTCTGGATCCCCGACCCGGACGCGATGTACCGCGCCAACGTAGAAGGCACGCGCGCGATCCTCCGGGCGGCGCAGGAAACGGGCGTGCAGCGCGTGGTGGTCACCTCCAGCGTGGCGACGATGGGCTTCGCCTCGAATGGCACGCCGTGCGATGAAGCCTCGCCCGTGTCCGAAGCCGAGATGATCGGCCACTACAAGCGCTCCAAGTTCCTGGCCGAGCAGGTGGCGCTGGAGGCCGGGAAGTCAGGCGCGCCGGTCGTGCTGGTGAACCCGACCGCGCCGGTGGGAGAACAGGACATCAAGCCCACCCCGACGGGGCGCATCTTGCTCGACTTCCTCAAGGGCAAGTTCCCGGCCTACGTCGACACCGG encodes the following:
- the hpnA gene encoding hopanoid-associated sugar epimerase, whose protein sequence is RLLVRKSSRTELIDALRHERVVGDLTDPESLKKGMAGCDAVFHVAADYRLWIPDPDAMYRANVEGTRAILRAAQETGVQRVVVTSSVATMGFASNGTPCDEASPVSEAEMIGHYKRSKFLAEQVALEAGKSGAPVVLVNPTAPVGEQDIKPTPTGRILLDFLKGKFPAYVDTGLNVVDVREVARGHLLAYERAKPGERYILGGENLTLKQLLDKLSAISGIPAPTRKVPHGVALGFAYLDEFFTGRLMKREPRATVDAVRMGKKKMFASSAKAERELGWRIVPVDDALRRAREWFQAHRYLDLPKAAASG